The DNA window GTGGTTCCTTGCCCACTCTATTTTCTGGTTACCGGACTCGAGTAATGTATCATCCACCATTTTTAAAAACTCCTTTATACATCAGAATTTAGCTCGCTCTACAAGACCGGATGCGGCAGTTCTGGCTCTGTCCAGTACATCCTGCTCATCCATACAAACTACTTCATAATCCTGCATAAGTATCCGACCGTCAACTATGGTCGTACTAACATCACTACCTGATGCGGAATATACAAGGTGTGAATGTATATCATACACTGGTGTGAGATGAGGTTTGTTCATATCTACTATGATTACATCTGCATTATAACCCTCTCTCAATACACCACTTTTTATACCAAGTGCCCTCGCTCCGCTGGTTGTTGCCATCTCAAGCACCTGACGAGCCGGTAGTACTGTCGGGTCAAGGCTCTCCACCTTATGAAGTAGTGCCGCCGTTTTCATCTCTTCAAACATATCCAGGTTATTATTGTTAGATGCGCAGCCGTCTGTTCCCAGCGAGACATTTACGCCCCTGTCCAACATCCTGGGTACTGGTGCTACCCCGGATGCAAGTTTCATGTTGCTTACTGGATTATGGGATACATGAACTCCTCGTCCTCGGAGTATTTCTATGTCATCATCCGACAACCAGACACAATGTGCTGCAAGTACGTCCGGACCTAAAAATCCAAGCCTGTCCAAAAGGTTGATTGAACACATCCCGTACTGCTGTTTCATTTGATTTAATTCACTCTCGGTCTCAAGTACATGGATATGGATGCCGACTCTGTCGTGATTTGCCTCTTTTTTTACTTTTGACAAAAAACCTTCAGAACAGGTATAAGGAGCATGTGGTCCATACATTGTTATTATCCGACCTTCTGCCTCTCCTTTCCAGTCAAGGACAAACTGTTTTCCCTTGGATAACTCTACATCAGCAGACCTATTTTCACCCAAATCAATTAATCCATAGGAAAGAGCAGCCCTCATGCCAGAATCTTTAACAGCCTGTGCAACATCATTCATATGGATGTACATATCAGCAAATGAAGTTGTGCCTGATTTTATCATCTCCAGACATGCAAGTTTTGTTCCTATATACGCATCTTCATCTGTTAAATGCTCCTCAGCAGGCCAGATGTAATTCTTGAGCCATTCATCAAGAGGAATGTCATCTGCATAACCTCTGAATAACGTCATCGCTGCATGTGTATGGGTATTGACAAAACCCGGCATCACAACTGAGCCTTTTGCATCGATGATTTGGTCTGCATCCTGTTCAGTGGATTCTGCTACCTCTGTTATGGTACCGTTTTCTATTACAACTACTCCCTGTGTTAACTCATAAGAATCCATTGTCAGGACGTAGACGTTTTTGATTATTATATCTGCCATATTTACTCCCCCTACTACAAATTGAAATAGAACTAATTTATTTTATAATCGTTTAGTGCCAGATTCTTTTGAAAACTTGCTAAGCCATGTTGTTATTTCATCAATCGCTAAAGTGATAATTCGATTGTTGTCATAACTATCTACAATTTCTCTTAATTTATCATAATTTAAATTTTTCATTTCATCGGCATATTGCAGCATATTTTCAAAAGCGCGGGTTATGTTATCCACTATCGTTACATCCGCGCATTGGGATGTACGGGATAAAGGATTCAAGTCAATCGCTATTACCACTTTATCCATTTCTGATAATTTTTCACATCTGTCTCCATCTTCCAGTGGTACCAATACTACATCTGCGCTGTATATGCCTTCATGGTCTACCATTCTTCTATCATGTGATAAATCAAGAACTGAATCCCCTTTTCTCCCCAGTACATTTTCAGCACCGTGTGATTCCATATGTTCTATTATCCTGTCGATTCTGTCCCTGCTCCTGTGGAAAAGGTTTACCTCAAGTGATGCTTTGATAATATTGGACAATTCTACCATTTCATCAGGAACAAGTGCTGCAGTATTACCATTGATAGATATTACAGGTTTTTTAGCCAATAATAAATGTGCTGTTGCTGCTCTTTCCGCTTCCTTTGCAGATTCAGTACTGTATTCTCCTATAAGGTAATCGAATGCTTCACCTCGACCCTGTGCAATTAAACCCTGTGTGCTTGTTATGCCTTTTTTCACTCCCTCTACAGCCATTTCACGTGTTATGAGTGATTTATATCTTGGGTGGTCATGCGGAATTTGTGTCATATATATTTACCTTTCAATTTAAACGATTAAATTGTGTTACAACCTGTACCTGAATCTAATTCCAAAACTTCACCAAATTCTGACATAGAGTCGTACACTTCGTTTTTTGTCTTTTTATCAGTTATTGCAAATACAGTATCACCAATCATTGCCTGGGAAGCTTTGCCGCCAGACAATTCTATAGCTTCAATTAAATCCTTTGCTCTGTCCTTCAAGAGACCGGTTTCCATCGCGAAGTTTTTAGATTGCTCCATAAAATTATCGATTGTAGGGCGTTTCAGGATTAAAGAGTGAGCTTTTCCACCCGCTGAATTTATCCTATCAACCATTTCTCTGTTTTCAATAACCGATTTTGTAGATACATTACCCAATACTACAACATACACAGTAAATTTTTCTGAAGGTATAAAATCCACTTCTCCTTTTGATGGTTTACCGGGTTTTGTTCTGATAACTGCACCTCTATACAACTGTGCCGTAGCATCCCCCAGACCACTTCCCGTGTTTACTTCTGCCAGATGTACAATATCAGCGAGATGCTTGGATGTATAACTCAGAGAAAGTGCTTGGTTGAGCGCATAAGCTACGCTCAATGCTCCTGCACCTGATAATCCCAATCCACAACCTAATGGTATATTTGTCCTGATATTTACAGCAACAGGTAAATCTGTAAGCATATCTATTGCTGTGTTAATAGCATCCACCTGAACTGGTGAACCATTTAAAAGAACCCGAGTTCTTTTGAGCGTATCATCTGCACGTATTTCAGTTTTAACCCCCTGATCAAGCACCAGTCCGCAACCAGTAGAACCTTTATATTGTAGGTCTTTATGGTTATGGATTTCAAAAAAACCTGTTATATGAGCAGGAGCGAAACCTGTTCCTGTATGTATTTCCGACATCAAAAAGCTCCTCACTTTAATTTTTCAGCCAGGTTATCAAAAACTTTACTGGCAATAACCCGTTTAGAACCGCTTACATGGACAGGTTTTCCAGAATCCGAATCTATTATATATACTTCATTGGTATCGTCTCCCATACCCTTATATCCAACATTATTTGCAACTATAAGGTCAAGTCCATGTTCTTGCTGAAGTTTTTGAGACCTTGATATAAGCTCATCTTCTGTTATTCCGGTCTCTACCTTGAAACCAGTTATCACAAGTTCAGAATAAGCTTTCCTGACCTCATTTAACAATTTCCTTGTAGGTCTTAATACAAGAGACAATTGGTCATTACCAGATTTTATTTTATGAGACGAGTAATCCAATGTATAATCCGAGATTGCTGCAGAACTAATAAATGCATCGTATCCGTTTTCAAGTTCATCCATTACAGAATCAATCATCTGGTCAGCACTTTCTACATAGATTTCGTTTATCCCTTGAACATCAAGATAGTTTCTATGAACTATTGTAACATACGCTCCTCTTCTATAAGCTTCCAGAGCAAGTTCCATACCGGTTTTTCCTGATGAACGGTTAGTAAGAATTCGTATAGGGTCTATAGATTCTGCTGTGGCGCCACCTGTTATAAGAACCCTTTTACCTGTAAGATCACCATCTCTTGCTGCACGTTCTACATTTAATACCACTGTATCGTTTGGAGCGATTTTTGCTACTCCTTCCTCAAAATATGGCCCTACAAATGATACACCCCATGATTTTAATTTATCTATATTTTCTACTACTCCCGGGTGATTATACATGGACTCATGCATTGCAGGTACTATTATAATAGGCATATTTGAACCAAGAGCAGTTGTTGCAAATGTTGTTACAGGAGTGTCATCAATACCTCCTGCTATTTTACCAATAGTATTGGCAGTTGCTGGAACTATAACCAGAAGGTCTGCACATCCATTAAGACCGCAGAATTTGACATGTTCCACATCGCCAGTGAGTTCTGTTATCACATTATTTCCTGTGGCATAATTAAGGGCACAGGGATTGATTATCCATTCCGATGCTTCTGTTGTTACTGCATAGACATCAGCACCATTTCTTATTAAATCCCTTGCAACATCTACAACACGCACGGCTGCGATACTTCCAGTTACACCGAGTACAATCGTTTTACCTGCAAGTGACTCACTTTTCTGGTTCTTTATCCATTTTGTAGGATGTATCTGATGTGCTGTGTTCTTCATATACTAATCTCAGGTTTTATAATAATAAGTAGGTTGCCATATCAATCCTGAACTGATTTATTAATATTTTTACCTAAATATAGTAGCCATAATTTTTATTTAAGAAAGAAAAAGAACTATACTATATATGGACAACCAGAAAAAAACCATCCATCTAAACTCCTTATTTGGAAAATTATCGGGCAAACAAAAACTTGAAAAAAGGATTGATGAGTTGCAATCATATATAATGGAACTGGAGATTGAATCACAAAAACTTCAAAGAAGACTTGAGAAAAAAGAAAAAAATGCAAAACGTGCCATTTCCGAAAAACAGGAAGCAGAAGAAAAGCTCAACGCAGCCAATGTAAAGATTGAAACTTTACAAAACGAGATAAAATCAATAAAAGAAGAAAGAGATGATTTGCAGGACATCAAATTTAGAAATATTGAAGTTCTCCACCCATCAAAATTCCATGATTTGATTTCAAAAATACAGTCACTAAGGTCAAACACTGATACACTGATAACAGCTTATATAAAACCGGATGACACCTTATCCAACCTTAAAAACCCAAACAAATTACTGGATTCCATTGATGATAATACAAAGAATTTGCTCTCAAAAATTGAATCATCCACAGGATGTATATTATTTTATGACACAAACCATTTAATACGTGAAACAATAGTACCACCTCTACCGGTTACAGAATCCAGATGGGAAATAAAGAATGAATTCCAGACTGGACAATTAAATGCAATACTGGAACAAAACTTCAAAATTTGCGTACTTCAAATCCATGCAGGAGAGTCTTTTG is part of the Methanohalobium evestigatum Z-7303 genome and encodes:
- a CDS encoding amidohydrolase family protein, which gives rise to MADIIIKNVYVLTMDSYELTQGVVVIENGTITEVAESTEQDADQIIDAKGSVVMPGFVNTHTHAAMTLFRGYADDIPLDEWLKNYIWPAEEHLTDEDAYIGTKLACLEMIKSGTTSFADMYIHMNDVAQAVKDSGMRAALSYGLIDLGENRSADVELSKGKQFVLDWKGEAEGRIITMYGPHAPYTCSEGFLSKVKKEANHDRVGIHIHVLETESELNQMKQQYGMCSINLLDRLGFLGPDVLAAHCVWLSDDDIEILRGRGVHVSHNPVSNMKLASGVAPVPRMLDRGVNVSLGTDGCASNNNNLDMFEEMKTAALLHKVESLDPTVLPARQVLEMATTSGARALGIKSGVLREGYNADVIIVDMNKPHLTPVYDIHSHLVYSASGSDVSTTIVDGRILMQDYEVVCMDEQDVLDRARTAASGLVERAKF
- a CDS encoding 4-phosphopantoate--beta-alanine ligase, translating into MTQIPHDHPRYKSLITREMAVEGVKKGITSTQGLIAQGRGEAFDYLIGEYSTESAKEAERAATAHLLLAKKPVISINGNTAALVPDEMVELSNIIKASLEVNLFHRSRDRIDRIIEHMESHGAENVLGRKGDSVLDLSHDRRMVDHEGIYSADVVLVPLEDGDRCEKLSEMDKVVIAIDLNPLSRTSQCADVTIVDNITRAFENMLQYADEMKNLNYDKLREIVDSYDNNRIITLAIDEITTWLSKFSKESGTKRL
- a CDS encoding pantoate kinase, encoding MSEIHTGTGFAPAHITGFFEIHNHKDLQYKGSTGCGLVLDQGVKTEIRADDTLKRTRVLLNGSPVQVDAINTAIDMLTDLPVAVNIRTNIPLGCGLGLSGAGALSVAYALNQALSLSYTSKHLADIVHLAEVNTGSGLGDATAQLYRGAVIRTKPGKPSKGEVDFIPSEKFTVYVVVLGNVSTKSVIENREMVDRINSAGGKAHSLILKRPTIDNFMEQSKNFAMETGLLKDRAKDLIEAIELSGGKASQAMIGDTVFAITDKKTKNEVYDSMSEFGEVLELDSGTGCNTI
- the coaBC gene encoding bifunctional phosphopantothenoylcysteine decarboxylase/phosphopantothenate--cysteine ligase CoaBC, with the translated sequence MKNTAHQIHPTKWIKNQKSESLAGKTIVLGVTGSIAAVRVVDVARDLIRNGADVYAVTTEASEWIINPCALNYATGNNVITELTGDVEHVKFCGLNGCADLLVIVPATANTIGKIAGGIDDTPVTTFATTALGSNMPIIIVPAMHESMYNHPGVVENIDKLKSWGVSFVGPYFEEGVAKIAPNDTVVLNVERAARDGDLTGKRVLITGGATAESIDPIRILTNRSSGKTGMELALEAYRRGAYVTIVHRNYLDVQGINEIYVESADQMIDSVMDELENGYDAFISSAAISDYTLDYSSHKIKSGNDQLSLVLRPTRKLLNEVRKAYSELVITGFKVETGITEDELISRSQKLQQEHGLDLIVANNVGYKGMGDDTNEVYIIDSDSGKPVHVSGSKRVIASKVFDNLAEKLK
- a CDS encoding Vms1/Ankzf1 family peptidyl-tRNA hydrolase translates to MDNQKKTIHLNSLFGKLSGKQKLEKRIDELQSYIMELEIESQKLQRRLEKKEKNAKRAISEKQEAEEKLNAANVKIETLQNEIKSIKEERDDLQDIKFRNIEVLHPSKFHDLISKIQSLRSNTDTLITAYIKPDDTLSNLKNPNKLLDSIDDNTKNLLSKIESSTGCILFYDTNHLIRETIVPPLPVTESRWEIKNEFQTGQLNAILEQNFKICVLQIHAGESFVGIANPDEFENYSVIKSSVKAKHKKGGFSQKRFEELRNEDIDHHIEKVQSEFDRMMDGIENDIDYIITGGDRGLTQHVLKNINTNSPVIEKSMDSKIEKYNLNNILKNALSYRRYQI